In Actinomadura citrea, a single window of DNA contains:
- a CDS encoding LysR family transcriptional regulator, translated as MELDLGAVRAFLAVVDDGRFTEAADRLDMTQQAVSKRIAKLEAALGVPLLHRSRAGAKPTEDGAAFLPQARALISLADQATAMLRARRRALRIDVLGHNSAPIDLVRSFYETGDVEVDIVVSRGTGSRWTALTDGSIDAAFGRVTAPLPPGIKRIPAALEPIPILVGHRHRLAGHLNVPMNELSGLTAWMPGNTPESEWADYYRHLSAEFGIQIDTSGPVFGRDHIMEKVGASPDLITFGNKTQFPGHPDVIQIAVTAPTPAYPWSLMWHEANRHPHLPHFITHVEHRYRPHTPRSQWLPTPDRPRFPDGKRRGGRG; from the coding sequence ATGGAGCTGGACCTCGGTGCCGTCCGAGCCTTCCTCGCCGTCGTCGACGACGGGCGCTTCACCGAGGCCGCCGACCGCTTGGACATGACCCAGCAGGCGGTCTCCAAGCGGATCGCCAAGCTCGAAGCGGCCCTCGGCGTCCCGCTCCTGCACCGCTCCCGCGCCGGAGCCAAGCCGACCGAGGACGGCGCGGCCTTCCTCCCGCAGGCCCGAGCGTTGATCAGCCTCGCCGACCAGGCCACCGCGATGCTGCGCGCCCGCCGCCGCGCCCTGCGCATCGACGTGCTCGGCCACAACTCGGCCCCCATCGACCTTGTCCGCTCCTTCTACGAGACGGGCGACGTCGAGGTCGACATCGTCGTCTCCCGCGGCACCGGCTCACGCTGGACGGCCCTGACCGACGGCTCGATCGACGCCGCCTTCGGCCGGGTCACCGCCCCTCTCCCACCAGGGATCAAACGCATCCCGGCCGCTTTGGAGCCCATCCCCATCCTGGTCGGCCACCGGCACCGCCTGGCGGGACACCTCAACGTGCCGATGAACGAACTCTCAGGCCTGACGGCCTGGATGCCCGGCAACACGCCCGAAAGCGAGTGGGCGGACTACTACCGCCACCTCAGCGCGGAGTTCGGCATCCAGATCGACACCTCGGGCCCGGTCTTCGGCCGCGACCACATCATGGAAAAGGTCGGCGCCTCCCCCGACCTCATCACCTTCGGCAACAAGACCCAGTTCCCCGGCCACCCGGACGTCATCCAGATCGCCGTGACCGCCCCCACCCCGGCCTACCCCTGGTCCCTCATGTGGCACGAGGCGAACCGCCACCCGCACCTCCCCCACTTCATCACCCACGTAGAACACCGCTACCGCCCCCACACCCCCCGATCCCAGTGGCTCCCCACCCCCGACCGCCCCCGCTTCCCGGATGGCAAGCGAAGGGGCGGACGGGGATAG
- a CDS encoding phosphotransferase, producing the protein MAPSSELRPFPHTGRVEEEEIPLSGGRITEGVVRVGKTVRRPVGAHSPFVHRLLRHFEAVGCDAAPRLLGIDGQGREVLSFQEGETRTEFRARDWAPAQISAAARLLRRLHDASAGAAIAGGRETVCHNDFSPLNVTFVDRLPASTFDFDQAAPGPRTRDLAYAAWLWLFGADAAGPFEQQVVLLRTFLDVYGLEDERRRGFGALIVARVEDELEMHQRAGRITAPGSWVHYEIAWLKRHAGAIDHGPRSSR; encoded by the coding sequence GTGGCCCCGTCCAGCGAACTGCGCCCGTTCCCCCACACCGGCCGTGTCGAAGAGGAGGAGATTCCGTTGAGCGGGGGGCGGATCACCGAGGGGGTCGTCCGGGTGGGTAAGACGGTGCGGCGGCCGGTGGGGGCCCACTCGCCGTTCGTGCATCGGCTGCTGCGGCATTTCGAGGCGGTGGGGTGCGACGCCGCGCCGAGACTGCTCGGGATCGATGGTCAGGGGCGGGAGGTCCTCAGCTTCCAGGAAGGTGAGACCCGGACGGAGTTCCGGGCTCGGGACTGGGCGCCTGCCCAGATCAGTGCCGCGGCGCGGCTGCTGCGCCGGTTGCACGACGCGAGTGCGGGCGCGGCGATCGCGGGCGGTCGGGAGACCGTGTGCCACAACGACTTCTCCCCGCTGAACGTCACGTTCGTCGACAGGCTGCCCGCCTCCACCTTCGACTTCGACCAGGCCGCGCCTGGGCCCCGTACGCGTGACCTCGCCTACGCCGCCTGGTTGTGGTTGTTCGGCGCCGATGCCGCCGGGCCTTTCGAGCAGCAGGTGGTCCTTTTGCGTACCTTTCTCGACGTATACGGGCTTGAGGACGAGCGTCGGCGGGGCTTTGGCGCGCTCATCGTCGCCCGGGTCGAGGACGAGCTCGAAATGCACCAGCGTGCCGGACGGATCACCGCCCCCGGCTCCTGGGTGCACTACGAGATCGCCTGGCTGAAGAGACATGCCGGTGCGATTGATCACGGCCCGCGAAGCAGCCGGTGA
- a CDS encoding ATP-binding protein produces the protein MTTPPGSSGAGRPPLGWGAGGPPAAVQGTSFVLPGPWYRIQAIPVPQRESSAEWDFVSVLPAALSAARLGRPFVVGWLSAGGGAPLELITNAGPIGTPESGVETHGLLFPSGARGVPIGDGWQRQAERMAWTRCPGRLAPQGSGAVGGPGLFEATLVTLMERPFGWFVVADPCDERLIDVEMRELHHELRMLRRGEDEHARLAVARADRRLAELDAFREAGLWQVRVVAGAASQAELGQIAPVLVGSMELGHHPYRLRSGQGSGSFAEMLGPGTAPAPARPMGEAEQRFPFTATAGALAALAGLPRREVPGLRVLDAGYFDVTSETAPASGEAQIELGAILDGQDREVGRFTVPRSTINRHVFVTGATGAGKSQTVRHLLEQLTRAGVPWLAIEPAKSEYAAMAGRIQDLGGPVTVVNPSDPDAVPLSVNPLAPEPGYPVQAHIDMVRALFQAAFDAEEPFPQIMAQALQRVYENNGWDVVTGGGVPGSLIEPAVPTLEQLQNAALQVIQDVGYGRELMADVQGFVDVRLRSLRIGSAGRFFEGGHPADIGGMLRDNIVLAIEDVANDEDKAFLMGTLIIRIVEHLRMRERRRDRATGSALQHVIVIEEAHRLLRNRGPERGSSHAVELFAGMLAEIRAYGEGIIVAEQIPTKLVPDVIKNTALKVVHRLPAFDDRHQVGAAMNLDVDQSREVVSLRPGVAAVFADGMDRPLRVRVPLGEGREAELPGPPPPVDGRRSAACGCECRSGRACTLYELREADLIAGHADWAWLRLWADTLVLAHVANRPIPSVPPELGRAWSRLTARLRECALATVLERAVSRRSRGVRTAYPPADLTAAVAEVAQRLLGGGPPASSPGPQWVIPQVRWLHELDRLFPYGGDAPDKHALAPPLDYPLPGLKQPPDAKLGHRLRALRRHPLSMELERNRPIAATALYGDDDQSGFFRDLAVVAIGFDEDDQIEHVAGTMRVTGWLEPVLSWYDRFVTPFEDPSKGLAFLNPQAE, from the coding sequence ATGACTACGCCCCCTGGTTCGTCTGGTGCTGGCAGGCCGCCCCTCGGGTGGGGAGCCGGTGGGCCGCCGGCCGCCGTGCAGGGGACGTCCTTCGTGCTGCCGGGGCCCTGGTACCGGATCCAGGCGATTCCGGTGCCGCAGCGGGAGTCGTCCGCGGAGTGGGACTTCGTGAGCGTGCTGCCCGCGGCGTTGTCGGCGGCGCGGCTGGGGAGGCCGTTCGTCGTCGGGTGGCTGTCGGCGGGCGGCGGGGCGCCGCTGGAGCTGATCACGAACGCGGGGCCGATCGGGACGCCCGAGAGCGGGGTGGAGACGCATGGCCTGCTGTTTCCCAGCGGTGCGCGGGGCGTGCCGATCGGGGACGGTTGGCAGCGGCAGGCCGAGCGGATGGCGTGGACGCGGTGTCCGGGACGGCTCGCGCCGCAGGGGTCCGGGGCCGTCGGCGGGCCCGGGCTGTTCGAGGCGACGCTCGTCACGTTGATGGAGCGGCCGTTCGGGTGGTTCGTGGTGGCCGATCCGTGCGACGAGCGGCTGATCGACGTCGAGATGCGCGAGCTGCACCACGAGTTGCGGATGTTGCGGCGGGGCGAGGACGAGCATGCGCGGCTCGCGGTCGCGCGGGCCGATCGGCGGCTCGCCGAGCTGGACGCGTTCCGCGAGGCCGGACTCTGGCAGGTCCGGGTGGTCGCCGGCGCCGCGTCGCAGGCGGAGCTGGGGCAGATCGCGCCCGTGCTGGTCGGGTCCATGGAGCTGGGCCACCATCCGTACCGGTTGAGGTCGGGGCAGGGGAGCGGGTCTTTCGCCGAGATGCTGGGCCCGGGGACGGCGCCCGCGCCGGCGCGGCCGATGGGCGAGGCGGAGCAGCGGTTCCCGTTCACGGCGACGGCCGGGGCGCTGGCGGCGCTGGCGGGGCTGCCGCGGCGGGAGGTCCCCGGGCTGCGGGTGCTGGACGCCGGGTACTTCGACGTGACGTCCGAGACCGCCCCGGCGAGCGGCGAGGCGCAGATCGAGCTGGGCGCCATCCTGGACGGCCAGGACCGCGAGGTCGGGCGGTTCACCGTGCCCCGCTCGACGATCAACCGGCACGTGTTCGTCACGGGCGCGACCGGCGCGGGGAAGTCGCAGACCGTCCGGCATCTGCTGGAGCAGCTCACCCGGGCGGGCGTGCCGTGGCTGGCGATCGAGCCGGCGAAGTCGGAGTACGCGGCGATGGCGGGACGCATCCAGGACCTCGGCGGGCCGGTCACGGTCGTCAACCCCTCGGACCCGGACGCGGTGCCGCTGTCGGTGAACCCGCTCGCGCCGGAGCCGGGTTACCCCGTCCAGGCGCACATCGACATGGTGCGGGCGCTGTTCCAGGCCGCGTTCGACGCCGAGGAGCCGTTCCCGCAGATCATGGCGCAGGCGCTGCAGCGCGTCTACGAGAACAACGGGTGGGACGTGGTGACGGGCGGGGGCGTGCCCGGGTCGCTCATCGAGCCCGCGGTGCCGACGCTGGAGCAGTTGCAGAACGCGGCGCTCCAGGTCATCCAGGACGTGGGCTACGGGCGCGAGCTGATGGCCGACGTGCAGGGGTTCGTGGACGTGCGCCTGCGGTCCCTGCGCATCGGCTCGGCCGGACGGTTCTTCGAGGGCGGCCACCCGGCCGACATCGGCGGGATGCTCCGCGACAACATCGTGCTCGCCATCGAGGACGTCGCGAACGACGAGGACAAGGCGTTCCTCATGGGGACGCTCATCATCCGCATCGTCGAGCACCTGCGGATGCGGGAGCGCAGGCGCGACCGCGCCACGGGGTCGGCGCTGCAGCACGTCATCGTGATCGAGGAGGCGCACCGGCTGCTGCGCAACCGCGGGCCGGAGCGCGGCAGCTCCCACGCCGTCGAGCTGTTCGCCGGGATGCTCGCCGAGATCCGCGCGTACGGCGAGGGCATCATCGTCGCCGAGCAGATCCCGACGAAGCTCGTCCCCGACGTCATCAAGAACACCGCGCTGAAGGTGGTGCACCGGCTGCCCGCGTTCGACGACCGGCACCAGGTCGGCGCGGCGATGAACCTGGACGTCGACCAGTCCCGCGAGGTGGTGTCGCTGCGTCCGGGCGTCGCCGCCGTGTTCGCGGACGGCATGGACCGTCCGCTGCGCGTGCGGGTGCCGCTGGGCGAGGGCCGCGAGGCGGAGCTGCCCGGCCCGCCCCCGCCCGTGGACGGACGGCGCTCGGCGGCGTGCGGATGCGAGTGCCGGTCGGGGCGCGCCTGCACCCTGTACGAGCTGCGCGAGGCGGACCTGATCGCGGGCCATGCCGACTGGGCGTGGCTGCGCCTGTGGGCCGACACGCTCGTCCTGGCGCATGTGGCGAACCGCCCGATCCCGTCGGTCCCGCCCGAACTGGGGCGTGCCTGGTCGCGGCTCACGGCCCGGCTCCGCGAGTGCGCGCTGGCGACCGTCCTCGAACGGGCCGTGTCCCGGCGGTCGCGGGGGGTGCGCACCGCCTACCCGCCGGCCGACCTCACCGCCGCCGTCGCCGAGGTCGCGCAGCGGCTGCTCGGCGGCGGCCCGCCGGCGTCGTCCCCCGGGCCGCAGTGGGTGATTCCCCAGGTCAGGTGGCTGCACGAGCTCGACAGGCTCTTCCCCTACGGCGGCGACGCGCCCGACAAGCACGCTCTCGCGCCGCCCCTGGACTACCCGTTGCCCGGCCTCAAGCAGCCGCCGGACGCCAAGCTCGGCCACCGCCTCCGCGCCCTGCGCCGCCACCCGCTGTCCATGGAGCTGGAACGCAACCGTCCCATCGCCGCGACCGCCCTCTACGGCGACGACGACCAGTCGGGCTTCTTCCGGGACCTGGCCGTCGTCGCGATCGGATTCGACGAGGACGACCAGATCGAGCACGTCGCCGGGACGATGCGCGTCACCGGATGGCTGGAGCCCGTCCTGAGCTGGTACGACCGCTTCGTCACGCCGTTCGAGGACCCGTCCAAGGGCCTCGCGTTCCTCAACCCGCAGGCCGAGTGA
- a CDS encoding Mur ligase family protein — protein MSDLPLRSQLAVALGRTAAKMSRMAGRGDGSVIGGRVGLRLDPELLTKLAKDRKLVLVSATNGKTTTTRLITSAMTPLGEVATNAFGANMPTGHVSALASAPSARYGVLECDEKYVPMVLKETGANIVALMNLSRDQMDRAAEIWLLAGKWRRALEGSPTSHVIANCDDPLVTWGASTAKSVTWVAAGQHWREDSWCCPECGGPLDRQDTDEDSDWRCRQCHFARPRPDWALRGDTITAPDGRAYSLTGLSLPGRANRSNALIALAVVAQFGVPPEQALPLLSQVTSVAGRYTTVEHQGRSIRLLLSKNPAGWLEAFDVLQPAPGPVALSVNAQGPDGRDTSWLWDVDYRILRGRPVWVTGERRIDLAARLEAAEVSFTVVDDIDQAVMAVPPGHLDVIANYTAFQTIRTRYGRVV, from the coding sequence ATGAGCGATCTTCCGCTGCGTTCGCAGCTGGCCGTCGCGCTCGGTCGTACGGCCGCCAAGATGTCCCGAATGGCGGGCCGCGGGGACGGTTCGGTGATCGGCGGCCGCGTCGGCCTCCGGCTCGACCCGGAGCTGCTGACCAAGCTCGCCAAGGACCGCAAGCTCGTCCTCGTCAGCGCCACGAACGGCAAGACGACGACGACCCGGCTGATCACCTCGGCCATGACCCCCCTCGGCGAGGTCGCCACCAACGCGTTCGGCGCGAACATGCCGACCGGGCACGTGTCCGCGCTGGCCTCCGCCCCGTCCGCCCGCTACGGCGTGCTGGAGTGCGACGAGAAGTACGTCCCGATGGTCCTGAAGGAGACCGGGGCGAACATCGTCGCGCTGATGAACCTCAGCCGCGACCAGATGGACCGCGCCGCCGAGATCTGGCTGCTGGCCGGCAAGTGGCGGCGCGCGCTGGAGGGGTCCCCGACCAGCCACGTCATCGCCAACTGCGACGACCCGCTCGTCACCTGGGGCGCGTCCACCGCCAAGAGCGTCACGTGGGTCGCCGCGGGCCAGCACTGGCGCGAGGACTCCTGGTGCTGCCCCGAGTGCGGCGGCCCCCTCGACCGGCAGGACACCGACGAGGACAGCGACTGGCGCTGCCGGCAGTGCCACTTCGCCCGCCCCCGACCCGACTGGGCGCTGAGGGGCGACACGATCACCGCGCCGGACGGCCGTGCGTACTCGCTCACGGGCCTGTCCCTGCCCGGCCGCGCGAACCGCTCGAACGCCCTGATCGCCCTCGCGGTCGTCGCGCAGTTCGGAGTGCCGCCCGAGCAGGCCCTCCCGCTGCTGTCGCAGGTCACCTCGGTCGCCGGCCGGTACACGACGGTCGAGCACCAGGGCCGCTCGATCCGGCTGCTGCTGTCGAAGAACCCCGCCGGATGGCTGGAGGCGTTCGACGTCCTGCAGCCCGCGCCCGGCCCCGTCGCCCTGTCGGTCAACGCGCAGGGCCCCGACGGCCGCGACACGTCCTGGCTGTGGGACGTCGACTACCGCATCCTGCGGGGCCGTCCCGTGTGGGTGACCGGCGAGCGGCGCATCGACCTCGCCGCCCGGCTGGAGGCCGCCGAGGTGTCCTTCACGGTGGTGGACGACATCGACCAGGCGGTCATGGCCGTCCCGCCCGGCCACCTGGACGTGATCGCCAACTACACCGCCTTCCAGACCATCCGAACGAGGTACGGCCGTGTCGTCTGA
- a CDS encoding type 1 glutamine amidotransferase, translated as MSSDRIKIVWIYPDLLSTYGDQGNTIVLERRAALRGIPTETVSLRSDEHVPADGDIYLLGGGEDRPQILAAQRLRGDGGLARAVQSGAVVFAVCAGYQLLGHEFGGEEGQPVPGLGLLDIRSGRGEQRAVGEIVGDVAGELNVPRITGFENHQGVTQIGPNARPFAKVLHGVGNGDGNGFEGAYSGRVLGTYMHGPALVRNPGLADLLLRWAVGRDIPPLDDSWAGRLREERLQAVMT; from the coding sequence GTGTCGTCTGACCGCATCAAAATCGTCTGGATCTACCCGGACCTGCTCAGCACCTACGGCGACCAGGGCAACACGATCGTCCTGGAGCGGCGCGCGGCGCTGCGCGGCATCCCCACCGAGACCGTCAGCCTCCGGTCGGACGAGCACGTCCCCGCCGACGGCGACATCTACCTGCTCGGCGGCGGCGAGGACCGGCCGCAGATCCTCGCGGCGCAGCGGCTGCGGGGCGACGGCGGCCTCGCGCGGGCCGTCCAGTCCGGCGCGGTCGTGTTCGCGGTCTGCGCCGGCTACCAGCTGCTCGGCCACGAGTTCGGCGGCGAGGAGGGCCAGCCCGTGCCGGGCCTCGGCCTGCTCGACATCCGCTCCGGCCGTGGCGAGCAGCGCGCCGTCGGCGAGATCGTCGGGGACGTCGCGGGGGAGCTGAACGTCCCGCGCATCACCGGCTTCGAGAACCACCAGGGCGTCACGCAGATCGGCCCGAACGCGCGCCCGTTCGCGAAGGTGCTGCACGGCGTCGGCAACGGCGACGGGAACGGCTTCGAGGGCGCCTACAGCGGCCGCGTCCTCGGCACCTACATGCACGGTCCGGCGCTCGTCCGCAACCCCGGCCTGGCCGACCTGCTGCTCCGCTGGGCCGTCGGCAGGGACATCCCCCCGCTGGACGACTCCTGGGCCGGCCGCCTCCGCGAGGAGCGCCTGCAAGCCGTGATGACCTGA
- a CDS encoding purple acid phosphatase family protein — protein MICCRPSRRALLRWSAVVAGASLLPAVEASSARASDDVRPVNLELVTVTEATAVLTWYTGVPGTDDGLGRMQPAPSDAEVLYGTHPSRLTSVAHGASGTPYHYVELTGLEPGRTYYYRARSRGRDAAPTWLAAGQAAGTPYGDLFAFTTPQPPPGRHLFSVALCNDLHLGETVAGLVGQLPWIKGVEQVPGHPPYPEVMAKALIADARARGAHHLLAAGDVSSEAAPADLASAKSILDTFGTLGDDYLIARGNHDRAHSGAPYDGCGPGEHQGNDCFKDAFSTSGQTYFSHDLRGLRVIGLDTYDKPGDGGDSGGLSAEQHAWFEAELNKDPERPTLVFGHHPLFTENDPLAITGAHSLDAGQSLRILTAYHRTPGVFLHHAGHTHRNQRSVFPLAPRVVQQEVGAVKEYPGGFTLLRVHTGGYALNFYKTRSDDARAWSERSRQELSGQWPQLSLGNRPTDRNTVVSRDLSGLS, from the coding sequence GTGATCTGCTGCCGGCCCTCCCGCCGGGCGCTCCTGCGCTGGAGTGCCGTCGTCGCGGGCGCCTCGCTCCTGCCCGCCGTCGAGGCCTCGTCCGCGCGCGCTTCGGACGACGTCCGGCCGGTGAACCTCGAACTGGTCACCGTCACCGAGGCCACGGCCGTCCTCACCTGGTACACGGGCGTCCCCGGGACGGACGACGGCCTGGGGCGGATGCAGCCCGCGCCGTCCGACGCCGAGGTCCTCTACGGGACGCACCCGTCCCGCCTCACCAGCGTCGCCCATGGCGCGTCCGGCACCCCGTACCACTACGTGGAACTGACCGGCCTGGAGCCTGGGCGCACCTACTACTACAGGGCCCGCTCCAGAGGACGGGACGCCGCGCCCACGTGGCTGGCCGCAGGCCAAGCGGCAGGCACTCCCTATGGGGACCTCTTCGCTTTCACGACCCCGCAGCCCCCTCCGGGCCGCCACCTTTTCTCCGTCGCCCTTTGCAACGACCTCCACCTGGGTGAGACCGTGGCCGGGCTGGTCGGTCAGCTTCCCTGGATCAAAGGCGTCGAGCAGGTGCCCGGCCACCCGCCCTATCCCGAGGTGATGGCGAAGGCTCTGATCGCCGACGCGCGGGCCAGAGGCGCGCACCACCTCCTCGCCGCCGGAGACGTGTCGAGTGAGGCGGCCCCCGCCGATCTCGCGAGCGCCAAGAGCATCCTCGACACCTTCGGGACCCTGGGGGACGACTACCTGATAGCCCGCGGCAACCACGACCGGGCGCACTCCGGGGCGCCGTACGACGGGTGCGGTCCAGGGGAGCACCAGGGGAACGACTGCTTCAAGGACGCCTTCTCAACGTCCGGCCAGACGTACTTCTCCCACGACCTGCGCGGCCTGCGCGTCATCGGGCTCGACACCTACGACAAGCCCGGTGACGGCGGAGACTCCGGCGGGCTCTCGGCGGAGCAGCATGCCTGGTTCGAAGCGGAGTTGAACAAGGACCCGGAGCGTCCCACCCTCGTCTTCGGCCACCACCCGCTCTTCACCGAGAACGACCCGCTCGCCATTACCGGGGCCCATTCCCTCGACGCGGGCCAGTCCCTGCGAATCCTCACGGCCTATCACCGGACGCCCGGCGTGTTCCTCCACCACGCGGGCCACACGCACCGCAACCAGCGCTCCGTTTTCCCGCTCGCGCCCCGGGTCGTCCAGCAGGAGGTCGGGGCGGTCAAGGAATACCCGGGCGGGTTCACGCTCCTGCGCGTCCACACCGGCGGGTACGCGCTCAACTTCTACAAGACCCGAAGTGACGACGCCCGCGCCTGGAGCGAGCGGAGCCGCCAGGAACTGTCCGGGCAGTGGCCCCAGCTCTCCCTCGGCAACCGCCCCACCGACCGCAACACGGTCGTGAGCCGCGACCTTTCGGGCCTCAGCTGA